The following proteins come from a genomic window of Bacillus sp. Marseille-P3661:
- the bshB2 gene encoding bacillithiol biosynthesis deacetylase BshB2 has translation MESRILVILPHPDDEAFGISGTIALHREKGTPVTYVCCTLGEMGRNMGTPPIATRESLPHIRKNELLNAVKAIDIDDLRMLGLRDKTLEFEDLDELAGRFREFIDELKPSLVITFYPGFSVHPDHEATGYAVVHAIKQMPAADRPKLHCVAFSNDCYEKLGEPDVVVDVTSVQDKKIACILSHKTQVAGFMEGLPEKLINKAPEIQDMIKTERFWTYSKFD, from the coding sequence ATGGAAAGCCGTATTTTAGTCATTCTACCGCATCCGGATGACGAAGCCTTTGGAATTTCTGGAACAATTGCCTTACATAGGGAAAAAGGTACACCGGTTACATACGTTTGCTGTACACTAGGTGAAATGGGACGAAACATGGGGACGCCACCAATTGCCACGCGCGAAAGTCTACCTCATATCCGAAAAAATGAGCTTTTAAATGCCGTGAAAGCCATTGATATTGATGATTTACGTATGCTAGGCTTGCGTGATAAAACATTGGAATTTGAGGACCTAGATGAGTTAGCCGGACGCTTTCGTGAATTTATTGATGAACTAAAGCCGTCACTTGTTATTACATTTTATCCTGGTTTTAGCGTTCATCCTGACCATGAAGCTACAGGTTATGCCGTCGTTCATGCGATCAAGCAAATGCCAGCAGCTGACCGCCCAAAGCTGCATTGTGTAGCTTTTTCCAATGACTGTTACGAAAAGTTAGGGGAACCAGATGTGGTCGTAGATGTCACTTCTGTTCAAGACAAGAAAATTGCTTGTATTCTATCACATAAAACACAAGTAGCAGGATTTATGGAAGGTTTGCCTGAAAAACTTATTAATAAGGCTCCAGAAATTCAAGATATGATAAAAACCGAACGATTTTGGACCTATTCAAAATTTGACTAA
- a CDS encoding YojF family protein — translation MKPISPSEVQSKLNEFNELDLYLHLETTNGAYAAHKDQSVMTVGAYIRNGVIRYHHAKITGNGPYRVGMKMENGWVYAEGLTHWEVDEKNRLLLAGHDANGKLAVACQLSTEPF, via the coding sequence TTGAAACCAATTAGCCCTTCTGAAGTTCAAAGCAAACTAAATGAATTTAACGAGCTAGATCTATATTTACATTTAGAAACAACCAATGGTGCATATGCGGCGCATAAAGACCAATCTGTCATGACTGTTGGAGCTTATATCCGAAACGGTGTTATTCGCTATCACCATGCTAAAATTACTGGTAATGGACCATACCGTGTTGGCATGAAGATGGAAAATGGCTGGGTTTATGCTGAAGGTTTGACACATTGGGAAGTTGATGAAAAAAATCGATTATTATTAGCTGGGCATGATGCTAATGGTAAATTAGCTGTTGCTTGCCAGCTAAGTACAGAACCATTTTAA
- a CDS encoding response regulator transcription factor, with the protein MRKLGAISFLRTIDDNEFTINDKNRMLFLSKYISKLFVMNLSQMEDQKIHNRVVEEYANLLSIGMLVIEQSFHIRYYNTKAWEICIRFAKNDKYPIQEFIEQTLLSYLRGFTNSHSFRVPQLPTIYIKIDTLKSTNQFIIFLIPVQGSLLNDNKSTTILAALTQREIEIADLLMRGLTNNEIAEQLFISINTVKRHVQNIYQKLEIKNRTELGYYLQSTVTKG; encoded by the coding sequence ATGCGAAAGCTTGGAGCAATTAGTTTCCTACGAACAATTGATGATAACGAATTTACTATAAACGATAAAAATCGAATGCTGTTTTTATCTAAATACATATCAAAACTATTTGTAATGAATTTAAGTCAAATGGAGGACCAAAAAATTCATAATAGGGTAGTAGAGGAATACGCGAATTTATTATCTATTGGAATGCTTGTGATCGAGCAATCCTTTCACATTCGCTATTATAATACTAAAGCTTGGGAAATTTGTATAAGGTTTGCCAAAAATGATAAGTATCCTATTCAAGAATTTATTGAACAAACTCTATTATCTTATCTGCGGGGCTTTACAAATAGCCACAGCTTTCGGGTTCCGCAGTTACCGACTATTTATATTAAAATAGACACCTTAAAAAGTACCAATCAATTTATCATTTTTTTAATTCCTGTTCAAGGCAGTCTACTAAATGACAATAAATCTACTACTATCCTTGCTGCTTTAACGCAAAGAGAAATTGAAATTGCTGATTTACTTATGCGCGGTTTAACTAACAACGAGATTGCCGAACAATTGTTCATTAGTATCAACACAGTAAAACGGCATGTTCAAAACATTTATCAAAAGTTAGAAATAAAAAATAGGACTGAATTAGGCTATTACCTACAGTCCACTGTTACTAAAGGTTAG
- a CDS encoding AEC family transporter gives MEYSILILTICKMASLMGVGIWLSYKLSFTQDVRKFMIFVIMNIAIPALILNGFFQVTIDQNLITQMMFVFIYSFIFNFVILFLGWIISKGFGFESRKAGESAFLSTFCNAGLIGIPLCVAIFGPKGAVLAAVFDAGMHFSLWTLGIFMLQENKVFTLKSLRSMITTPFISILIGIAITLIGITPHLFIRDLMSTVGGAASPLAMFYIGMLIMTLIQNKHKVSMKLISVPISLKLIVFPIAGMMFLPFLPFHMEVKQQLVVMMALPALTITSVIMAHHNADENYGVIHTLLTTVISLVTIPLILLLGDIVL, from the coding sequence TTGGAATACTCAATTTTGATTCTAACAATTTGCAAGATGGCTAGTTTAATGGGAGTTGGAATATGGTTATCTTACAAACTTTCATTTACTCAAGATGTTCGTAAGTTTATGATTTTTGTAATCATGAACATCGCTATTCCTGCTCTCATCTTGAACGGCTTTTTTCAAGTAACGATTGATCAAAATTTAATCACACAAATGATGTTCGTTTTTATTTATTCATTTATATTTAATTTTGTAATTCTTTTTCTTGGGTGGATTATATCTAAAGGATTTGGATTTGAATCACGCAAGGCTGGTGAATCTGCGTTTTTATCAACCTTTTGCAATGCTGGATTAATTGGCATTCCTTTATGTGTTGCCATTTTTGGTCCTAAAGGAGCTGTGTTGGCCGCTGTGTTCGATGCAGGGATGCATTTTTCACTTTGGACGCTAGGAATATTTATGCTCCAAGAAAATAAAGTGTTTACACTTAAAAGTTTACGCTCGATGATAACAACACCTTTCATCTCGATCCTTATTGGAATAGCTATTACTTTAATCGGTATTACTCCCCACTTATTTATAAGAGATCTTATGAGTACCGTTGGCGGTGCTGCAAGTCCTTTAGCTATGTTTTATATAGGAATGCTGATTATGACACTTATCCAAAATAAGCATAAGGTGTCTATGAAACTAATTTCAGTCCCAATAAGCTTAAAGCTTATTGTTTTTCCGATCGCGGGCATGATGTTCTTACCTTTTTTACCTTTTCACATGGAAGTCAAGCAACAATTAGTTGTTATGATGGCATTGCCAGCGCTAACAATAACTTCTGTTATCATGGCACATCATAACGCTGATGAGAACTATGGAGTTATCCATACTTTGTTAACGACAGTTATTTCACTAGTGACTATTCCATTAATATTATTACTGGGTGATATCGTTTTATAA